A stretch of the Flavobacterium sp. 5 genome encodes the following:
- a CDS encoding S8 family peptidase — protein MNKINLTSLALLTALSLCLSANAQTATTYTAKKGKLSEPELQRWSHLDLAKDSIPGMSVDKAYAELLKGKKGVKVIVGIVDSGVDIDHEDLKSVVWTNKKEIAGNGIDDDKNGYIDDIHGWNFLGDAVHETLEMTRIVKKGDDGSATYKSALAAYDEKNNKALKDKQQVDFLIATDKAIQTNLGKENYTLEDVNGIVTTDPDLTKSKMIMSRILTNAGPTFRAEIQEYSKYVYDQLNYNLNKDLDGRKVVGDNPEDIKNTKYGNNTVYGPDKEEALHGTHVAGIIAQVRGNNIGGDGVADNVEIMAVRAVPDGDEYDKDIALAIRYAVDNGAKVINGSFGKSYSPHKQWVFDAIKYAEKKDVLFVHAAGNDGENIDLDENSNFPNDSEDNKKEFASNVLTVGALTNQYGDGIIAPFSNYGAFNVDVFAPGDEIYATIPNNKYKYLQGTSMASPNAAGVAALIRSYYPKLSAKQVKQILMDSGTPLPSDVILGEQQDVKAKADKTSKSGKMVNAYNALLMAEKMSKK, from the coding sequence ATGAATAAAATAAATTTAACATCATTAGCTTTGCTAACAGCTTTGTCTTTATGTCTTTCGGCAAACGCCCAAACAGCAACTACTTATACCGCCAAAAAAGGAAAACTAAGTGAACCTGAATTACAAAGATGGTCACATTTAGATTTAGCCAAAGATAGTATTCCAGGAATGAGTGTAGATAAAGCCTATGCCGAACTATTAAAAGGTAAAAAAGGAGTTAAAGTTATTGTTGGAATTGTAGATTCTGGTGTAGATATCGATCACGAAGATTTGAAGTCAGTGGTTTGGACTAATAAAAAAGAAATTGCTGGAAACGGAATTGATGATGATAAAAATGGATATATCGATGATATTCATGGTTGGAATTTTCTAGGAGATGCTGTACATGAAACTTTGGAAATGACTCGAATCGTAAAAAAAGGTGATGACGGATCGGCAACCTATAAAAGCGCTTTGGCAGCTTATGATGAAAAAAATAATAAGGCTTTGAAAGACAAACAACAAGTTGATTTCTTAATAGCTACCGACAAAGCCATTCAAACAAATTTAGGAAAAGAAAATTATACTCTTGAAGATGTAAATGGAATCGTTACTACAGATCCTGATTTGACTAAGAGCAAAATGATTATGTCTCGTATTTTAACAAATGCGGGACCAACTTTTAGAGCAGAAATTCAAGAGTACAGTAAGTATGTTTACGATCAGCTTAATTATAATTTAAACAAAGATCTTGATGGACGTAAAGTGGTTGGAGACAATCCAGAAGACATTAAAAACACCAAATATGGTAATAATACAGTTTACGGACCAGACAAAGAAGAAGCGTTACACGGAACTCACGTTGCTGGAATTATTGCACAAGTAAGAGGTAATAATATTGGAGGGGATGGAGTTGCTGATAATGTAGAGATTATGGCGGTACGTGCAGTTCCAGATGGAGATGAGTACGATAAAGATATCGCTTTAGCAATTCGTTATGCGGTTGATAATGGTGCCAAAGTAATCAATGGTAGTTTTGGAAAAAGCTATTCTCCACATAAACAATGGGTTTTTGACGCTATAAAATATGCCGAAAAGAAAGATGTACTATTTGTCCATGCTGCTGGAAACGATGGGGAGAATATTGATTTAGATGAAAACTCAAACTTCCCAAATGATTCTGAAGATAATAAAAAAGAATTTGCATCAAATGTACTTACGGTAGGAGCTTTAACTAATCAATACGGGGATGGTATAATTGCTCCATTTTCAAATTATGGTGCTTTCAATGTAGATGTTTTTGCACCTGGCGATGAAATATATGCAACTATTCCAAATAATAAATACAAATATTTGCAAGGAACGTCAATGGCTTCACCAAATGCTGCTGGAGTTGCTGCTTTGATTCGTTCGTATTACCCAAAATTATCTGCCAAACAAGTAAAACAAATTTTGATGGATTCTGGAACACCACTTCCTTCTGACGTTATTTTAGGCGAACAGCAAGATGTAAAAGCCAAAGCTGATAAAACGTCAAAATCTGGCAAAATGGTAAATGCTTATAATGCACTTTTGATGGCAGAAAAAATGTCTAAAAAATAA
- a CDS encoding M1 family metallopeptidase translates to MHKLFLFVFVSVSCSNLFAQKQGYWQQHVDYKMDVTMDVKTYLYKGKQELIYTNNSSDTLKKVYYHLYNNAFQPGSEMDARIQSIKDPDPRMATKIKVDGKEVKESRIKNLKPNEIGYLKISNFKQDGISATAKEVGTILEVTLAKPILPNSKTTFTLDFDGQVPVQIRRSGRNNAEGIEFSMAQWYPKIAEFDFEGWHADPYIAREFHGVWGDFDVNITIDKDYTLGGSGYLQNPNEIGHGYQDNGVTVVYPKKEKTLTWHFIAPNVHDFTWAADKNYVHDIVKGPNNVDLHFLFKNTPTVVENWRKVEPLLVKVMGFYNKTVGDYPYKQYSFIQGGDGGMEYAMCTLMLGNGTPEGILGTATHELGHSWFQHILASNESKHPWMDEGFTTYIEDLALNELKDKKEENPFKSNYANYYKLVESGKEQPQTTHGDRYDENRPYSISSYIKGSIFLSQLIYVIGQDNLDKTVKKYYQDFKFKHPSPNDIKRTAERVSGANLDWYLVDWTETLNTIDYGIKDVKESGDKTTITLERIGRMPMPIDLLVEYTDGTKESFYIPLRMMSFEKENPTPAITRTILNDWAWAFPTFEFNIGKPKTTIKKITIDPSGLMADIKQNNNVYELK, encoded by the coding sequence ATGCATAAACTCTTTTTATTTGTATTCGTTTCTGTAAGTTGTAGCAATTTATTTGCTCAAAAACAGGGATATTGGCAGCAACATGTCGATTACAAAATGGATGTAACAATGGATGTAAAAACCTATTTGTACAAAGGAAAACAAGAACTGATTTATACCAACAACTCTTCAGATACTTTAAAAAAAGTATATTATCATTTATATAACAACGCTTTCCAACCAGGGAGCGAAATGGATGCCAGAATCCAAAGCATTAAGGATCCTGATCCACGTATGGCTACCAAAATAAAGGTTGATGGCAAAGAGGTAAAAGAAAGCCGAATCAAAAATCTTAAGCCAAATGAAATTGGATATTTGAAAATTTCTAATTTCAAACAAGATGGTATTTCTGCTACTGCTAAAGAAGTTGGAACCATTCTCGAAGTGACTTTAGCTAAACCAATTTTGCCAAATTCAAAAACAACTTTCACATTAGATTTTGATGGCCAAGTACCCGTGCAAATTCGTCGTTCTGGGCGAAATAATGCAGAAGGTATCGAATTTTCAATGGCGCAATGGTACCCAAAAATAGCAGAGTTTGATTTTGAAGGCTGGCATGCTGATCCTTATATTGCCAGAGAATTTCATGGCGTTTGGGGTGATTTTGATGTGAACATTACCATTGACAAAGATTATACTTTGGGTGGTTCAGGTTATTTGCAAAACCCAAATGAAATAGGTCATGGATATCAAGATAATGGAGTTACTGTAGTATATCCTAAAAAAGAAAAAACTTTGACTTGGCATTTTATCGCGCCAAATGTTCATGATTTTACTTGGGCTGCCGATAAAAATTATGTGCATGATATTGTAAAAGGACCGAATAATGTCGATTTACATTTCCTTTTCAAAAATACACCAACAGTAGTTGAAAACTGGAGAAAAGTTGAACCTTTGCTGGTAAAGGTTATGGGCTTTTATAATAAAACAGTAGGGGATTATCCATACAAACAATATTCGTTTATACAAGGAGGAGATGGCGGAATGGAGTATGCTATGTGTACTTTAATGTTAGGTAACGGAACTCCAGAAGGAATTTTAGGTACCGCAACCCATGAGTTGGGACATTCTTGGTTTCAACATATTTTAGCGTCCAATGAATCCAAACATCCTTGGATGGACGAAGGATTTACTACTTATATCGAAGATTTAGCATTGAACGAACTAAAAGATAAAAAAGAAGAAAACCCATTTAAAAGTAATTATGCTAATTATTACAAATTAGTAGAATCGGGGAAGGAACAGCCGCAAACGACTCATGGAGATCGTTATGACGAAAATCGTCCTTATAGTATTTCTTCTTATATAAAAGGAAGTATTTTCTTGTCTCAATTGATTTATGTAATAGGGCAAGATAATTTGGACAAAACAGTAAAAAAATACTATCAGGATTTCAAATTCAAACATCCATCACCAAATGATATTAAGAGAACTGCTGAGCGTGTTTCGGGAGCGAATTTAGATTGGTACTTGGTAGATTGGACGGAAACGTTAAATACTATTGATTACGGAATCAAAGATGTAAAAGAGAGTGGTGATAAAACAACAATAACTCTGGAAAGAATAGGAAGAATGCCAATGCCTATTGATCTATTGGTAGAGTATACGGATGGAACCAAAGAAAGTTTTTACATCCCGTTACGTATGATGAGTTTTGAAAAAGAAAATCCAACTCCTGCTATTACAAGAACTATTCTTAACGATTGGGCTTGGGCGTTTCCTACTTTCGAATTTAACATTGGAAAACCTAAGACTACTATCAAGAAAATCACTATCGATCCTAGCGGTTTAATGGCTGATATAAAACAAAACAATAATGTTTACGAACTGAAGTAA
- a CDS encoding LamG-like jellyroll fold domain-containing protein gives MRIKLLILLFLANLSMSSQNLNIPENGLLAYYSFTGNANDTSGKGNNGIATDVTPTADRFGNSNSAYSFNGTSSNIEADIADYPLKGEARTITGWFKTTTPVNSAEVDFSLLNYGNINDPNYWFNISFYRKGYLNIQFDSKIVQSQENYFNNQWTFFALTFDDSNNTYSLYINGVFKMGGAASLYTNGLNNFFRIGRNKLNNYFEGSIDDIGIWNRVLTQEEIAGLFNSVNDNLYTLIPDSKFEQILIDFGIDDGTIDGRILTSRINTIENLYVSNSSITDLTGIQDFAALKKLDCSQNSLTALNISKNAFLTSLSCNNNILATLDVSKNSALDTLSCYTNRLTVLDVKTNTALKKLDCGSNQITSLDVSQNTALTFLGCNTSQLTTLDLNTNTALTLLDCRENKLTNLNVANNTSLTELYCQSNQLTNLDISKNKVLEFLNCSKNQLTNLDVSANTVLVGIYCNSNQLTSLNLKNGNNAKFGYLNFINNPNLNCIQVDDATFSDKNWATQKDATASYDTNCASYYTEIPDSNFEQKLIDLGIDTDGLNGKITIANISSITNLDLSNSNIKDLTGIENFTALNILDCSNNQLTSLDLSKNTNLQILYVKGNPLVYLNLKNGNNQNLIVESITSKKASATGTSFLGITTLGCVKVDNATYSNTNWSKIKETTTIYSETCALGLEDSEFNKAVVYPNPTKGEINILNIAVEKATVYNALGQLVKTFSLDSGNTNNTINLSGLPSGVYYVYLINQDAATVKKVIIE, from the coding sequence ATGAGAATAAAACTACTCATCCTGCTATTTTTAGCAAATTTATCAATGTCATCACAAAACCTAAATATTCCAGAAAATGGTTTGCTTGCTTATTATTCTTTTACTGGCAATGCGAATGATACTAGCGGAAAAGGAAATAATGGAATTGCTACCGATGTTACTCCAACAGCAGATCGATTCGGAAATAGCAATAGTGCTTACTCTTTTAATGGTACAAGTAGTAACATTGAGGCAGATATAGCTGATTATCCTCTTAAAGGCGAAGCTCGCACGATTACAGGCTGGTTCAAAACAACCACTCCAGTTAACTCAGCAGAAGTTGATTTTTCTCTTTTAAATTATGGGAATATAAATGACCCAAATTATTGGTTTAATATTAGTTTTTATCGCAAAGGATACTTAAACATACAATTTGATTCCAAAATCGTTCAATCCCAAGAAAATTATTTTAATAATCAATGGACCTTTTTTGCATTAACTTTTGATGATTCGAATAACACTTATTCATTATATATAAATGGTGTGTTTAAGATGGGTGGAGCAGCAAGTTTATATACTAATGGCTTAAACAATTTTTTTAGAATTGGAAGAAATAAATTAAACAACTATTTCGAAGGTTCAATTGATGATATCGGAATTTGGAATCGTGTGCTAACTCAGGAAGAAATAGCGGGTTTATTTAATTCTGTAAATGATAATCTTTATACATTAATACCAGATTCAAAATTTGAACAAATACTAATTGATTTTGGAATCGATGACGGTACTATTGACGGGAGAATCTTGACATCTAGAATCAACACTATAGAAAACTTATATGTTAGCAATAGTTCTATTACAGATTTAACAGGAATACAAGACTTTGCAGCATTAAAAAAATTAGATTGTAGTCAAAATTCATTAACAGCGTTAAATATAAGTAAGAATGCATTTTTGACTTCCTTAAGTTGTAACAACAATATATTAGCGACTTTAGATGTAAGTAAAAATAGTGCTTTAGATACTTTAAGCTGTTATACAAATCGATTAACCGTTTTGGATGTAAAAACAAACACGGCTCTGAAAAAATTAGATTGTGGCTCTAACCAAATCACTTCTTTGGATGTAAGTCAAAATACTGCTTTAACATTCTTGGGATGTAATACCAGTCAATTAACCACTTTGGATTTAAATACAAACACTGCATTGACTCTTTTGGATTGTCGTGAAAACAAATTAACCAATTTGAATGTTGCTAATAACACTTCTCTAACTGAGTTATATTGTCAGTCTAATCAATTAACAAATTTGGATATAAGCAAAAATAAAGTTTTGGAATTTTTAAATTGTTCAAAAAATCAGCTAACCAATTTGGATGTAAGCGCAAATACAGTCTTGGTCGGCATATATTGTAATTCTAATCAATTAACGAGTCTAAATTTGAAAAATGGAAACAATGCTAAATTTGGATATCTAAATTTTATAAACAATCCAAATTTAAATTGTATTCAGGTTGATGACGCAACTTTTTCTGATAAGAATTGGGCAACGCAAAAAGATGCAACTGCAAGTTATGATACTAATTGCGCATCTTATTACACTGAGATTCCAGATTCAAATTTTGAACAAAAATTAATTGATTTAGGAATTGATACTGATGGCTTAAACGGAAAAATTACCATTGCCAATATAAGTTCAATTACCAATTTAGATCTTTCAAACAGCAATATTAAAGATTTAACCGGAATTGAAAATTTTACAGCATTAAACATTTTAGATTGTAGCAACAACCAACTTACATCTTTAGATCTTTCTAAAAATACTAATCTTCAAATTCTATATGTAAAAGGTAATCCACTTGTATATTTGAATTTAAAAAACGGAAATAATCAAAACCTTATTGTCGAATCAATAACAAGTAAAAAAGCAAGTGCTACTGGAACTTCCTTTTTAGGAATTACTACTTTGGGTTGTGTAAAAGTAGACAACGCTACTTATTCCAATACAAACTGGTCTAAAATCAAAGAAACAACAACTATCTATTCAGAGACTTGTGCATTAGGTCTTGAAGATTCAGAATTTAATAAAGCTGTTGTATATCCAAATCCAACAAAAGGTGAAATTAACATTCTGAATATTGCAGTAGAAAAAGCAACTGTTTATAATGCTTTAGGACAATTAGTAAAAACATTTTCTTTAGATTCTGGTAACACCAATAACACAATTAATCTATCAGGTCTTCCGAGCGGAGTTTACTACGTATACTTAATCAATCAGGATGCAGCAACGGTTAAAAAAGTTATAATCGAATAA